From the Erpetoichthys calabaricus chromosome 12, fErpCal1.3, whole genome shotgun sequence genome, the window atagatagatagatagatagatagatagatagatagatagatagatagatagatagatagatcagaatTTGTGAAACGTTAGCATGTTCTGCCTGCATATCTATGGCTTTTCTTCACTCTACCCTCTTAACAGTAATGATTCTTTAAAagcactttattgggttgtgtggttccattCTAGAAAGTTCTCTTTGCATATAAAATTGGCTCATTGGTGTTtgaaatgaaatctttaatgtataataGGTGACTTAGCAGGATATTAACAGATGAAGACAACCTGAATTGCGCCTGTGGCATTGTACCCAGTAAAATTCCTTTAAAATCATAAACCcattagaattttaaaaatctgttattaTCTATTCATCGTGATTTTTTAAACTtgctatggatctaaataaaaaggttcttcaTGGAGCTGTCACGTGGGTGATTCTTTTGGGAACTGGTTGCCctatggcacctttatttttaagtgtgtacTTTTTACTTAACTTGCAACCCTAAATTGAGTGTGAAGGAGTCTGActgagtgtgtcctgcagtgcCTTGGCATCCCTTCCAGGTTGGTTCTTACCTTTCATCCATATTTGTCAGCTTGGGCTTTTGTTTCCTATTGACCATGAAAAGGAAACAGCATATTGAGAAACCCCAGATGGGACATGGCCCTGGGCAGACTTCCGTACACACCGGTGCAAGAATTAGTAACAGTAAGAATTACTAATTAGCCAAACAATAGTTTGGCTGTGAACTGtgccatactgtacataaacagtaaaacactgtAGATAAATATATTCTTAAACCAACCATGCAAACCATGCAAGTTAACTCACTTGTTAATAGAAAATCCACCTTAAAATATCTGATAGTCTTCATTTTAATTCCATTAAGTGCATGTGTCAGCCACCTTGTTGACATTAAAATGTTACACAGCCATGCTGACCTCTAAAGTATTATGTTCCCCTACCATGtcattattaataatttgtatCAGATTTTAAGAACTTTTAGAATATGTGGTGTAGAGCCTTCGATGTATAGGCCTATCCATTCTTTCTATTTACTAGAGTAAATAGTCAAACTTTGGTCAATctttaataataatcatcatttaCAAAAGCAAGTCATTAGAATTATGCATTCGTTTGTACAATACGGACGTTTTCTCCTTTTTTAGCACTAACGCGTGAAGTTTGTGCAGAAACACAATCTGAACTGATGGGCAAAGATCGGTAACAGAGTCCAATATTTAATTCAATACTCACAATGATTCCGAAAACATTCAGTGTTATAGGCACCACGCACCGGATGATGGATGCTATCTTTTCATTCAGCTCAGTGCTACTTTCATTATAGAGCCTTAAAAAAGATTTTCTAATTTTCGTTTCAAACGCGATTATATTAATATAGAAGATACACAGTAGATACCAACTTTAATATGTGAGGTTTGTAGCCTTGGAAATGAAATAGACAGTGTTTCACTTATATGACGGCTTATTCGAGATATTCATAACAGCAACACCAAAGCTGGGAAAGCACATTTCAGGCAATCGATTAAAAGCGCGTTTAGTGAGCTCACGGTCACCTGAAGTGCGAACAGGCAAAggtgcaaaaacaaagaaaatgcttTAGCGAAAGTCACAACAGTCATTAAAAATTGAAATTGCTCAGGTgcttataagaaagaaagaaagaatattaataaatacagtattatagTGTTTgcgtttttattttcatgggcgTTTACGTACTACAGGAATACTTAGCGAGCTGCATACCGCCAAACAGCAAACAGACAAATTAAcgattttttgtatttaattaactGATAATTAGCTACAAACCCTCAGGAAAAGCGAGTCATTATATTGACGTCAATCAGACTCGGTACAATTTTGCTTTTGATTAACACTGGGCGCCTGATCATAAGCTCGGCTAAGAATTCTTTAATTGGTCCCAGTTTCGCATCGATGTAATTCAGAAACAGCTAATTACGTATATTTCGACCATGATTAACAGCATAGCTGGAGGCATTCATTGTGGTGTTAACATTTAAAGATCAGGGTAGATTTTAAAAagagtatgttttaaaaaaaaaaactattttgcaGTGTATGCAGAAATAGCAATGTGATGCAATTTGCTccaataaacacattttcattgtatGCTCAACAAACGCATCACAAAGCCGTTTTCTATTACCGTATACTATCAAGGCATACGACGCAAGAAGGCCTCGGTATTTTAACGGAAATATGATTATATAAACGCCTACAATAAGCGTAGGACCCttaatgcaattttcatttgaGGAGGGTGAGTCGCCGATTCTGCTCGCGCGTGCTTTCTACAGATCGCTGGCCCGACCAGGGTTGGTTCTTTTCTTCCACCTAATGCGGCCACAGCAGACTCCGCTCGTGAAGTCAATGGACCGATCTGATTGAAAAGTATAATACAATTTACAGCTACATTTAATTGGCTAAAATGTTAATACAAGTGAAACAGTTATATTATTTTTAGGCAAGCAGTACCTTCCTGCAATGAGCGACCTAAACTTAAAAAGCCaacatttgtgtttattattcatAGCTAGTAAAGCTACACTTCgtgtttttaattaaacagtgtTACCACTAAAATTTTACAATTTCTAGCGAGATGCACATATTGCGGAACAGCCGCCTGATGCAAAAGAAAAGCTCAGCCGTGACAGCTTTGCaaagtgaaattaaaagaaagagcCTATAACTTCACCATCACTGCGGCGGTCTCGTGTCCAATTAAATGAAAGTACATAATTACTAGATCGATACTACGCGTTTtcctaatatattttttttaactctttgcaATAATATTTTAACACAATAATCGACATACAttaatttggaaaataaaatttacattagTGTAAAACAGAATTACagataagaaaaattaaaagctaAATAATTGCATATTGAAAATGGCTTTTCAGATGTCTTGTTTTGACATTTTCTATTATAGCAATGAACTGAAGTATAGTATAGCATGGTGAGTAGATTAGAGTATATTAATATACACGTTTGTCACAACAATATCTACTAAGACAACTTATTTTAATTActtcctttaaaatgttttttttttttaatcaaaaaacagacaaaaaaactgtatttgctcaATCTGATGTAAAGCTGGACAAGCTCATTTGACAAACTTAACTTTAGCCTGAAAATGTTCCACCCTACTCAAGTTGAATGTTTGGTTGCTCTGTAGAGTGAGGGGCAGTTGTTTGCAGTCAACCTCACCGAAAGGTAAGTAGTGGGATGAGCCAGAGAAAATGCTGTGACTCTCCCATGGTAAAATTAGATTTCTTCTAAAATTCTGGTCCCCCACATTTGGGAGTAGCCAAGTCTGGCCAAATGCTGCCCTTGATGGTGTATAATAGTTAGAAACATATGGTGTTTGGGGTACAACAGCTTTTTCATAGTCTGCTGCAACTACCTTTAAGAATGTGGAGCGGGATTCTTGGTCTTGGTCTTCCTCGGACTGATGAGCTCTTTCGGTTCTCTTAGTGTTGAAATGTTCCCTGTAATAAAGAGCATCTGGTACTTGAGCAGGCTCTGAACAATGATTTTGGTGACTTTCGTGAGAAGAATGAGGGAAGTCCTCCACACTTAAGTCATTTCTGGTTTTGTTTAGTACTTCTGTTTGAGGTTTCTCAGGATGTTCAGTGAGTACAGAATGACAAAGACACCTCTTTTCAGGGAGGTTGTAACACCAGTGTTGGTCATTCTTGTTCCAGCCACACATTTCAATGTTTCTTTCCATTTCAAACAGCTGCATCTTGTGGTCCACGTCTAGTGCTGAGCTCTGGCAACCTCCCAGGCCTTTGTTCTTATTCCGTAAGGAAGACTGAAAGGGAAGAGAGTTGCTATATAGCATTGTTGGTGATTGAATCAAACCCGAGTCCTTTATTAGGCCAAACCTTATTTTTAGAGCCACTAGCTCTGCCTTCAAACAGGCATTCTCTTCTACCAGAGCAACCAGCTTACTCTCCATTAACAGGTCACTAAAGCGACGCTTTTCTCTAGACCTTTTGGCTGCTTCATTGTTCTTCTTGCGCTTGAACCAGTAGCAGGCATCTTTCTTATCTTCAGGCATAAACTCCCTCTTGCGCCGAGTTCCAGGCGAGAGATGCCTCTTTGTACTTTTCCTACTATGCAGTCTGTGTGTCAGAGGTGATGGATGGAGATGCAGTTGCCCCTCAGGAAACTCTTCTTCCCTGCCATGATTATGTTCTGGGACTGAGGGTGATGGCAAACAAAACAGGACTTTCTCCTTCACCACTGACATTGCTTCCGTCTATTGtgatacagatttaaaaaaaaaaatagatttgggTCAAAATAGTGAGAAGTTTTCAAAGTCCCAttataaactgattttaaaacattgaataacatgaCTCCATTTAATCAAGTCTGGCAGTTCTAAATATATGCAGATCTCTGGCTGAAGCCTTCCGAATTTGACTGTCACATAGCAGAGCACTTTTAAcgcctcattaaaaaaaaaataattgtgcccATCTTTAGAGTCTCCATGATAGTCCTCATAAAAGATCTaggttatattttatataaagggtgaaaaataaacacataaataaagaaata encodes:
- the LOC127529979 gene encoding uncharacterized protein LOC127529979, producing MSVVKEKVLFCLPSPSVPEHNHGREEEFPEGQLHLHPSPLTHRLHSRKSTKRHLSPGTRRKREFMPEDKKDACYWFKRKKNNEAAKRSREKRRFSDLLMESKLVALVEENACLKAELVALKIRFGLIKDSGLIQSPTMLYSNSLPFQSSLRNKNKGLGGCQSSALDVDHKMQLFEMERNIEMCGWNKNDQHWCYNLPEKRCLCHSVLTEHPEKPQTEVLNKTRNDLSVEDFPHSSHESHQNHCSEPAQVPDALYYREHFNTKRTERAHQSEEDQDQESRSTFLKVVAADYEKAVVPQTPYVSNYYTPSRAAFGQTWLLPNVGDQNFRRNLILPWESHSIFSGSSHYLPFGEVDCKQLPLTLQSNQTFNLSRVEHFQAKVKFVK